A portion of the Leptospira kanakyensis genome contains these proteins:
- a CDS encoding GAF domain-containing protein: MGLLDRAEEIKKTSGSSTSKSSTPNLGKPSLLKKAEQFHEENLVQEKESVPVSDTDSDWLDDSFSDSLATEIGDLPSPDGEEEFDLSDIPELTDADFGELGDDTWDEDPLPQLENDLEEGLGDYEPIADEDADSEIEPEPELDIKPEPEPETPIPNFEEPGLGDDLIDRDYHDEISEPDAPLPEVNIFDEWENDAKKEAAKQPLRPAKDDPAPIGEDVLFDDESDFGTAPMSYHLASKKRIENYQAIFEITKEIASSKEFSDYFDNLVYSLIGQVGCNSVVVLTSTNPKNPKWEAVTAQGVQSKDSWYLSPNDEIYSRISDSETVIYAGEFKSSRLPDREFKLLTEMGSEILVPIRHGEKCFGVISLGKLINGEEYITDDLEFAKIVGDIAGSVFERVSEFESINDDLVQAKEVIEINESVLRFARDFARVRKMDEAYDLLIENIKTKLGVKQFSFLVLDSETRSDYIVFGSNFILPERTKDFKLSKDSDIVGMVSNVPGVYRLENFREDSELKSIFTNDELGIMSEFTILPIINLNWLVGMIIVHSTGTAWTDTTRDVGVTLLETSAPVFANLLILQEKEALFRNPFNPLESRILSEIEKASQMNTNFTVTLFKIQNVSRMVHLVGAGTFARYADVLRKTMMDHIGELDFFTRVGQGKFAMVLHGKDKEETDVVIKKIKSSFAKKEDSIIGSFRATYRVLNLSYPHDTKDKNQFLEMVEEA; the protein is encoded by the coding sequence GTGGGACTTCTCGACAGAGCCGAAGAAATTAAAAAAACTTCGGGTTCCTCGACTTCAAAATCTTCTACACCTAACTTAGGCAAACCGTCTTTATTAAAAAAAGCAGAACAATTCCATGAGGAAAATTTAGTTCAAGAAAAAGAGTCTGTCCCTGTTTCGGATACCGACTCCGATTGGTTAGACGATAGTTTTTCAGATTCACTGGCTACTGAAATTGGCGACCTCCCTAGTCCCGATGGAGAAGAGGAGTTTGACCTCAGTGACATTCCTGAGTTGACGGATGCAGACTTTGGTGAGTTAGGTGATGATACATGGGACGAAGATCCGTTACCACAATTGGAAAATGATCTAGAAGAGGGACTTGGTGATTACGAACCAATTGCTGATGAAGATGCGGATTCCGAAATAGAACCTGAGCCTGAATTAGATATCAAACCAGAACCAGAACCTGAAACCCCAATACCAAATTTCGAAGAACCAGGGCTAGGTGATGATCTGATTGATCGAGATTATCACGATGAAATTTCTGAGCCCGATGCCCCTCTCCCGGAAGTAAATATATTTGATGAGTGGGAAAACGACGCTAAAAAAGAAGCCGCCAAACAACCCTTAAGGCCTGCCAAAGATGATCCAGCTCCGATTGGAGAAGATGTATTGTTTGATGATGAATCTGATTTTGGTACAGCACCAATGTCGTATCATTTGGCTTCCAAAAAACGTATAGAAAACTACCAGGCCATTTTTGAAATCACTAAAGAAATAGCTTCCTCCAAAGAGTTTTCAGATTATTTTGATAACTTAGTTTATAGTTTGATTGGTCAAGTGGGTTGTAACTCAGTTGTGGTTCTCACTTCTACGAATCCCAAAAATCCTAAATGGGAGGCAGTGACTGCACAAGGGGTTCAATCAAAAGATTCTTGGTATCTTTCCCCGAATGACGAAATCTATTCACGGATTTCTGATTCAGAAACAGTCATTTATGCAGGAGAATTTAAGTCCTCTCGTTTGCCGGATAGAGAGTTTAAGTTACTCACTGAAATGGGTTCTGAAATTTTAGTGCCTATCCGTCATGGCGAAAAATGTTTTGGTGTGATTTCCCTTGGAAAATTAATTAACGGTGAAGAATACATTACCGACGATTTAGAATTTGCAAAAATCGTAGGTGATATTGCAGGTTCGGTTTTTGAAAGAGTATCCGAATTTGAATCGATCAATGACGATTTAGTCCAAGCTAAAGAAGTGATTGAAATTAATGAATCTGTATTACGATTTGCCCGTGATTTTGCTCGTGTCCGTAAAATGGATGAAGCCTATGATTTACTTATAGAAAATATCAAAACCAAACTTGGTGTAAAACAATTCTCCTTTTTAGTTTTAGATTCAGAAACACGCTCCGACTACATTGTGTTTGGTTCTAATTTCATATTACCAGAAAGAACAAAAGACTTCAAATTAAGTAAAGACTCTGACATTGTGGGAATGGTTTCCAACGTTCCTGGTGTTTACCGGTTAGAAAACTTCAGAGAAGACTCCGAATTAAAATCCATTTTCACAAACGATGAATTAGGGATTATGAGTGAATTCACAATTTTGCCAATCATCAATTTGAATTGGCTTGTAGGTATGATCATCGTCCATTCAACGGGAACAGCATGGACTGATACAACAAGAGATGTAGGAGTTACATTACTCGAAACATCTGCTCCCGTTTTTGCAAACTTACTCATTCTTCAAGAAAAAGAAGCTTTATTTAGAAATCCATTCAATCCATTAGAATCACGAATTTTAAGTGAAATCGAAAAAGCTTCACAGATGAATACAAATTTTACTGTGACTCTCTTTAAAATTCAGAATGTATCCAGAATGGTTCATTTGGTCGGAGCAGGAACTTTTGCCCGTTATGCGGATGTTCTACGAAAAACAATGATGGATCATATCGGAGAATTGGACTTTTTTACTCGCGTGGGACAAGGAAAATTTGCTATGGTTCTTCACGGAAAAGACAAAGAAGAAACTGATGTTGTGATCAAAAAAATCAAATCTTCGTTTGCAAAAAAAGAAGATTCGATCATTGGATCATTCCGTGCAACCTATCGAGTGCTAAATTTATCGTATCCGCATGATACTAAGGACAAAAATCAGTTTTTGGAAATGGTTGAAGAAGCCTAA